In Raphanus sativus cultivar WK10039 unplaced genomic scaffold, ASM80110v3 Scaffold2841, whole genome shotgun sequence, the genomic stretch aaattttgtgacggaatttcgaggaaacatatttccgaggaaatttagAGGACTGACCTTCGTCGAAGAGGTCCTCGGAATATATTGAGGAAcaattccctcggtatataccgaggattatACCGAGGGAATGACCtacgaaaattttcgaggaacctgtccctcggaaaattccgacgaaagggtgttcctcgaaaattttcgaggaaagctGTTCGTCgaaattttccgagggacagtttcctcgaaaattttcgagggctgctttcctcgaaaattttcgaggaaccctccctcggaatataccgaggaacgcttccctcggtatataccgaggacatctgttcctcggaatattccgaaaattaaaattttaaaaaaaattttttttttaaaaaataatatttttaaattttaaattcgtaaatataaaattaaaatttaaattaaaaacatattatttaaaattcaaagtcatacaaacgaaaagaaaacatttagagtttttgaaataaattaaactacggGGTTTGGAAGTCCGGGTCTGGCATGTTCGGGAAGTCgacaaaaaatgtaattaattaagatataaatgttaatttgttaaaattttgtaagataataaacttacctctcatattgaagaacatcttcgcagttggtgagcaaatatgtttgcaaatgactgcactcctgctcagtaagtcgacggtcctttgattttccgctaagtcgtccaacatctgtgaaaatgtcaggaaccgtaacatggtatgttgcccgttcgcctctatcatcatgccgtgcaggtcttctgtttttggtctgaacttctgctggaaagtagtactcagcaaagtttgaaatttcttcattgatcatctgtgcgactatagaaccttccaccctacttagatttttcaccatcttcttcaaatgaaacatataccgctcatacagatacatccatctatactgcacaggaccaccaagttccaattctcttgccaggtgaataacaagatgctccataacatcaaaaaatgagggaggaaatatcttctcaaggttgcactgaatcacggctatgttagtcttcagattttcaataccttcaagagtcactgatctggcgcataaatcgcggaagaaagcacttatccctgctattgcttcatgaacatttcgtggtaatagttccttgaaagcaaacggaagtaagcgttgcatcaacacatgacaatcgtgactttttaaaccaataaactttccttcctttctgtcgatacagttacgcaaattagatgcataaccgtctggaaactccacatcgtttgaaatccaatcGAAGAACGCATTTTTTCCCtctgcatcaagtcggtatatgggaaaaggagccctaccattcccatcaacatgaagttctgaacgatcacatatatcaactaaatccagtcttgacttcaaattatcctttgttttaccttgaacgttaaggatcgtgttcatgaggttgtcaaaaaagttcttctcaatatgcatgacatctaaattatgccttagcaaatgatcctcccagtatggcagatcccagaatatactttttttgtgccagttatgtaggtttccaacagcatctaccggaaaacgcgcatgtccaccgatgtctggcgtcctttctgcaccaaaatctcttagttgtgtcttCAAACTTTGCCCACTAATTTCCGCAGGTGGACTGTCAAACACCTTCTTGTTCTTAGTAAACAAATTCCTACTCCTacgatatggatgatcaggtggtaggaatctcctgtgacagtcaaaccaacacgttttccttccgtgttttagttggaaagcatcagtgttatcttgacaatatggacatgatagccttccatgcgttgtccatccagataacataccatatgctggaaaatcacttattgtccacattagtactgcccgcatttgaaagttttctttacacgaaatatcgtatgtttcagcaccttgagcccatagttgttgcaactcatatattagtggctgaagaaacacatcaagtgatctcttaggatgctctggtccgggaacgagaatggagagaaacaaaaactctcgtcgcaagcataagtttgggggtaagttgtatggtgtaacaatgactggccatagagaatattgtcttccactcttcccatacgggctgaaaccatcagtacataatccaaggtagacatttcttctctcatacgcaaagtcgggatactttgattggaaatgtttccacgcttttgcatctgaaggatgtctaatctcaccatctgttgagtgctccgcatgccatctcattcgttgcgctgtgcgttctgaaagatacaacctctgcaacctttccgtcaaaggcaaataccacatccttttatatggcactggaactcttccactagtatctttataacgaggcttcccacaaaatttgcatgtagtccgctgatcatccgccctccaataaatcatgcagttatcgctgcatacatctattacctgataagataaaccaaccccagctacgagtttttgaacctcgtagtatgaacctggagctacattatcctcaggtagaatacctttaacaaaattagctatcgcatccacacagtcttcagccaagttataatctgttttaatgcccatcagtctcatagcagatgataaagctgaatgaccatctctgcaaccttcgtacaatggttgctttccagcatccaacatttcataaaatctcctagcttctgcattgggtaaatcttcccttctaaaatgatcatttatcatctgctcagtacctacaccataatctacatccgccctaattggttcttctaatctaaccgccggctgaggttcgctagtactaccaagttcataatcagtttccccatgatgataccaaattttgtaacttcgtgtaaacccactcaataatagatgagtccaaacatcccactctttaataacttttctatttttacaattagagcaaggacatcttaacttacctgtttctgcttccggttgtttgcgagctaccctcatgaactcgattataccttgattgtattcttccgtaagcaatctcgtgtccggatccaaatgaggtcgatccatccaagaacgaaaataatttgaagaagacatatttttttggaatcaaattcgtgagactaggagagaagaagaaaagaaatggagtgaatgaagaggaagaggggtggctgtatttatagatgaaatcctcccggcatactgaggaaatatcgaggaaatttcgagggaaacagacatttcctcgaaatttcctcgaaattgtTTAAATCCCCCAACGGctctcccaacggctctctaacggctacaagatgtcgtcgaaatattagaaatatccgtCGATTTTTTCCGACGAccctggtttcctcggtatCCCCTCGAAAATTACAGAGGAAGTTggtgttcctcgaaatttcctcaaaaaatagtgaggaaatttcgaggaaaccccatttcttggtttcctcggtatttcctcgatattCTGTCTgaaatttccgaggaactcattttccctcggtatttTCCTCAGAAtctgcgtgttttcttgtagtgcaacCATGTTCTATGTATTCAGATAGATCCATACTAAGAATATGTTACgaactatatataaaaattgtcgAGGAACACCATAAAATGTTGATAAGAAAAAAACCATACTTAGAGCCAACAACACAAATAATTTAAACTACCAATGGAAATTCATCAAATAAAAAgcaagaaacaaagaaaaatgttaTTCAAATCAACATAGAAAATCTACTAACTAAAACGAACCaaaaagagaaattaaaaaaaaaaaaaaaacctgatcCGTCTGATACATGTCGAAAATATAGTGAAACTCGATCGTCCTCGACTAAGTTCATAGTCTTATTCGTTCATAAACTCTTGATTCTGCGGTTAGCTAGCTAGCTAGCTTCGATGGTGAGAGATGTGTATATGATCAAAACGATGGTCGTCCCGTTGACCAATAAGGCTGATTATCATGCTGAGGTAACCCTTGATGAGCTGAACCACCAAGAAGGTTAGGTGGTAAGCCTTGATGAGCCGACATAGCTTGTTGCTGATGTGGCAGTTGTCCTCCCATCATCGGGGGAGACTCCAtcgatcctcctcctcctcctccacctccgtGAACCGGGGTTTGCATCTCATCTTCCTCTAACGGAAGCCTCTCGTACGCCGCATTGCTAAAAGAAGCTGCCATAACCACAACAGGTCCAGCACATAGCAAAGGACCCACCACGCTTCCTCCAACGACCTGTCCTTGTCCTCCAGCGAGGTAAACGCTTAACCCGGTGGCGTTAGGAGGAGCCGGAGGGGGTAAAAAAGagcctgagagagagagaatctcgAACCTTCCGTGGAGGCTAACGACCGAGCCAGGAGATGGGGATCCAGGCTGACGTATGGTGACGTTCGTGACGTTTCCAGTACCGCTCATAACGCAAACGCCGCGCTGGCGCCTGCGTGCGAAAGTGGCCACGCTGTCGACTAGATCGCAGCCGTCACCAATCTCCATCACGTGGGTTCGAAGCGCGTTTGCGCTGTCCCTCGTGATGATAATCGGTGGTTTTGGTTTGTTCTTGGATCCAGCTGGTCTTCCTCTTGGTCTTCTTGTCATCTGGTCTCCTCCTGAGCCGCCCCCTCCACCGCTTCCTCCTTCTCCTAGGTTTGTGTCTTTACCTTCGCTGCCACTGTTGTTAGCCATGTTGTCTATGTTATCGCTTGTCTCTTCACGATCCATCTTGATTTGTCTGTTTAATCCTCCTCCTGGTTGATCATCTTGATCGGTTTGGTTTCTTTGTTGCTGGTGATGGTGGAGGAAGAACTCTTGTtgctgctgttgttgttggagaTGCAACTGAAAGTCTCTTGAGTGGAAAGGAGGAGGGAGTGAGCTTTGTGTTCCGTCCATGATCTATGATTCGATGGTAGGAATTGgatcaaaagaaagaagagactGATGGATCTAAGAGCTCAGATCTTTAAGTTGACCTTTTTTTATCTTGTTTTGTTGTCGAAGCTACCAAGAAGAGAGTAGTAATAATGAACAACTAAATCCAAGCTGGATCTTCCTTCATCTTcgtctcttcttcctttttattttgtagggtttctctctctctctctctctctctctctcttctctccctACTTTTGTTGTATAGCTAgcttctctctccttctttttgAGTTGGATGAAGTGAAATTTGGAAACAGAGAAAGGGGCTTTTATTTAAGCTAATATTTGAGATGTGTGCGAGCTAGAGTCTACCTTTGGTTTGTGATTCGTAACCTAGGGTTAAATAattaccttatttttttttgtaattttgtgaATTTTGAATGTGACTTCCTTCCTTCTATGTATGTGTTTTTGGTCCCCACC encodes the following:
- the LOC130506053 gene encoding AT-hook motif nuclear-localized protein 24-like: MDGTQSSLPPPFHSRDFQLHLQQQQQQQEFFLHHHQQQRNQTDQDDQPGGGLNRQIKMDREETSDNIDNMANNSGSEGKDTNLGEGGSGGGGGSGGDQMTRRPRGRPAGSKNKPKPPIIITRDSANALRTHVMEIGDGCDLVDSVATFARRRQRGVCVMSGTGNVTNVTIRQPGSPSPGSVVSLHGRFEILSLSGSFLPPPAPPNATGLSVYLAGGQGQVVGGSVVGPLLCAGPVVVMAASFSNAAYERLPLEEDEMQTPVHGGGGGGGGSMESPPMMGGQLPHQQQAMSAHQGLPPNLLGGSAHQGLPQHDNQPYWSTGRPSF